In Thermobaculum terrenum ATCC BAA-798, the DNA window TCCTGGCTCCTGAGAAGACCTACATTCGAGCCCCAACAGAGGGTGCTGCTTGCGAGGCTTGCAGTGAATGTCCACACATGAGACTGAATACTCTTGAAAAGGTATACCAGTGCATGCTCAACGGATACCCAGAAATCCAGATGGAAGAAGAGTTAAGAGTTAGAGCTCTTAGACCCATAGAGAGAATGCTGGAGCTTAGCTAATGACCTACTACCAGAACGTGGTACGGGAAATAGTAAAAAACGCTCTACACGAAGATTTAGGTAATGGGGATCTGACGTCCGAAGCAACCATACCAGAAGATCTAGAAGCCTGTGGAAAAATCATAGCTAGGGAAGACATGGTAGTCGCTGGCTTAGAAGTAGCCAAGGCAACATTTGAGGAAGTACTGGGCAACAACCTGATATTCGAGTCGTTTACCAATAACGGGTGTGCTATTAGAGCCGACACCTGCATTGGTTATGTAAAAGGATCTGCTAGAGGTCTGCTTGCAGCAGAAAGAGTAGCTCTGAATTTTCTCATGCGGTTGTGTGGCATAGCTACACTGACTAGACAATACGTAGAAGCTGTAAAGGGCACTAAAGCTAAGATTGTAGATACCCGCAAAACAACCCCAGGACTAAGAACTCTCGAAAAAGCAGCGGTAGTAGCAGGAGGAGGAAACAACCATAGATTCGGCCTTTACGATGGCATACTAATCAAAGATAACCACATATCTCTAGCCGGCGGTGTAGAGCAAGCCATTAGAGCTGCTAGGTCCAGAGCTACTCATACACTCCGGATCGAGGTGGAAGTAGAGGATATGGATCAACTTCATGAAGCATTGAGAGCCGGAGCTGATGTTATCCTCCTTGACAACATGTCACCCGCACAGGTCAAAGAGGCAACACAGCTTATAAAGAGCTTTGATAACAGGATAATCGTGGAGGTATCTGGAGGCATCAATCTAAGCAATGTGAGGGATTACGCAGAAGCTGGTGTGGATATTATATCGGTAGGTGCGCTGACCCATTCCGCAAGGGCTATGGATATATCTCTCGATATAACGCCAGTGACAAATCAATAAAGAGGGGATGCACCATGTTGCCCGTAGAGACAATAACTTGCGATGTCCTGGTTGTAGGCAGTGGTATAGCTGGGTGTGCTGCAGCTTTGGCGGCCGCAACCCACGGGCAGCAAGTAGTTGTGTTGGCCAAGGGAAGAAGTCCTGAGGATACCAATACCAGCCATGCGCAGGGCGGTATAGTTTATGTAGGACAGGATGATTCCGAGGAGTTGCTAGTAAACGACATATTGACAGCAGCTGCGGGAGCTGGCTCGAGATCAGCCGCTGAGATCATAGCCAGAGAAGGTCCTATACTAGTTCGGAAGCTTCTGATAGAGGACCTGAAAGTCCCCTTCGACAAGGATTCAAACGGTCTACTTCACCTCACACGAGAGGGTGCCCATTCTGTACCTAGAATACTTCACCACA includes these proteins:
- the nadC gene encoding carboxylating nicotinate-nucleotide diphosphorylase, with the translated sequence MTYYQNVVREIVKNALHEDLGNGDLTSEATIPEDLEACGKIIAREDMVVAGLEVAKATFEEVLGNNLIFESFTNNGCAIRADTCIGYVKGSARGLLAAERVALNFLMRLCGIATLTRQYVEAVKGTKAKIVDTRKTTPGLRTLEKAAVVAGGGNNHRFGLYDGILIKDNHISLAGGVEQAIRAARSRATHTLRIEVEVEDMDQLHEALRAGADVILLDNMSPAQVKEATQLIKSFDNRIIVEVSGGINLSNVRDYAEAGVDIISVGALTHSARAMDISLDITPVTNQ